Proteins co-encoded in one Lysobacter solisilvae genomic window:
- a CDS encoding right-handed parallel beta-helix repeat-containing protein: MNRFASGLRKAALGLGLLVIATSAHAQATRTWVSGVGDDANPCSRTAPCKTFAGAISKTAAKGVISVLDPGGFGAVTITKAITIDGGGVIGSILASGTTGVIVNAGATDVVRLRNISIDGASTGIDGVRFAAGGTLIIENVRINDFTADGVKFQPSGNSRLVITDSHISNVAGTAVHTVPGVAGTAVASLQNVRLYESGFGVKAEDRTNQMSIRDSFINNNLNSGVQAQSTSGVVTVNVDNCHVSNNGLTNASAAGIKSKGPSATLNLSETLVTGNPTGLGAEGGGALVSFGSNRVVFNTVNGNATGNITTR; encoded by the coding sequence ATGAATCGTTTTGCTTCCGGCCTGCGCAAGGCCGCGCTGGGTCTCGGCCTGCTCGTCATCGCCACCTCCGCCCACGCGCAGGCCACGCGCACCTGGGTCTCGGGCGTGGGTGACGACGCCAACCCCTGCAGCCGCACGGCACCGTGCAAGACCTTCGCCGGCGCGATCAGCAAGACCGCTGCCAAGGGCGTGATCAGCGTGCTTGACCCGGGCGGCTTCGGCGCCGTCACCATCACCAAGGCGATCACCATCGACGGCGGCGGCGTCATCGGCAGCATCCTGGCGTCCGGCACCACCGGCGTGATCGTCAACGCCGGCGCCACCGACGTGGTCCGCCTGCGCAACATCTCCATCGACGGCGCGTCCACCGGCATCGACGGCGTGCGTTTCGCGGCCGGCGGCACGCTGATCATCGAGAACGTGCGCATCAACGACTTCACCGCCGACGGCGTGAAGTTCCAGCCGTCGGGCAACAGCCGCCTGGTCATCACCGACAGCCACATCAGCAACGTGGCCGGCACCGCCGTGCACACCGTCCCGGGCGTCGCCGGCACCGCCGTCGCGTCGCTGCAGAACGTGCGCCTGTACGAGAGCGGCTTCGGCGTGAAGGCCGAGGACCGCACCAACCAGATGTCGATCCGCGACAGCTTCATCAACAACAACCTCAACAGCGGCGTGCAGGCGCAGAGCACGTCGGGCGTGGTCACGGTGAACGTCGACAACTGCCACGTCAGCAACAACGGCCTGACCAACGCATCGGCCGCCGGCATCAAGTCCAAGGGCCCCTCCGCGACGCTCAACCTGTCCGAGACCCTGGTCACCGGCAATCCGACCGGCCTGGGTGCCGAGGGCGGCGGCGCGCTGGTGTCCTTCGGCAGCAACCGCGTGGTGTTCAACACCGTCAACGGCAACGCGACCGGCAACATCACCACCCGCTGA